Proteins found in one Pieris napi chromosome 6, ilPieNapi1.2, whole genome shotgun sequence genomic segment:
- the LOC125050263 gene encoding uncharacterized protein LOC125050263, producing MALKRKICFPVTEKDYIKLICNFIYRLGLADCWYEKREIRYPILNKAFSLIVNIFWVIFTVNVLAANYRTDLTLKESNDVLLFSYGLPAISLKVIILYAKKEEIKVFFKKLLEGEVTQHSNKRAIRAAIVVYVVVCCDIPVRVEVLYYPKTSDTGLLVNFIRFLAIVHFWYIICIMNSTDYLCLCTLVFIKYKFIRVRMFFESLGKKSKSSKEFEKEFLDGVMLLKHALWCARNVQNTIGSIYSVQIVESITLLVVLLLKAVYAGSDMALLLVCVGSYISIVILTGVYMTYSANITYEALQVPTAIFHCGWEKVRIRPGLRKLIVVTLQQSQKPLYMTAFGVINLSYENFLVVLRLSYSFFVVMRDSKGTRT from the exons ATGgctttaaaaaggaaaatttgCTTCCCAGTCACTGAAAaggattatataaaattaatttgcaatTTCATATACCGCTTGGGTCTAGCAGACTGCTGGTATGAAAAACGGGAAATAAGATAtccaatattaaacaaagcatTCTCCCTtatcgtaaatatattttgggtTATTTTCACGGTCAATGTTTTGGCAGCAAATTACAGAACAGATTTAACGTTAAAAGAAAGTAATGATGtacttttatttagttatggTTTGCCAGCAATAAGTCTCAAAGTTATAATACTTTATGCCAAAAAAGAAGAAATTAAGGTATTTTTCAAGAAACTTCTAGAGGGGGAGGTGACCCAACACTCGAATAAGAGAGCTATAAGAGCCGCAATAGTTGTTTACGTGGTTGTTTGTTGCG ACATACCAGTACGAGTTGAGGTTCTTTATTACCCTAAGACGAGCGATACTGGGCTccttgtaaattttattagatttctAGCCATAGTTCACTTCTGGTACATTATCTGCATTATGAATTCCACCGACTATCTCTGTTTATGTACTCTAGTCTTTATCAAGTACAAGTTTATAAGAGTTCGAATGTTTTTTGAGAGTCTTGGCAAAAAGTCTAAGAGTAGTAAGGAGTTTGAGAAGGAGTTTTTGGATGGTGTCATGTTACTCAAGCATGCTTTATG GTGCGCTCGCAATGTACAAAACACTATTGGAAGCATATACAGTGTACAAATCGTTGAAAGCATTACTTTGCTAGTGGTTTTACTTCTAAAAGCTGTG TATGCTGGGTCCGATATGGCGCTGCTACTAGTGTGTGTGGGATCTTATATCTCTATAGTTATCTTAACTGGAGTTTATATGACATATTCGGCTAATATCACATATGAG GCTTTGCAAGTCCCTACAGCCATTTTTCATTGTGGATGGGAGAAGGTTAGGATTAGACCAGGTCTTCGGAAACTCATAGTCGTCACGCTCCAACAGTCTCAGAAACCACTTTATATGACAGCCTTTGGGGTCATCAATTTGTCATATGAAAATTTCTTAGTG GTTTTACGGTTGTCTTATTCGTTCTTCGTGGTTATGCGAGATTCTAAAGGCACAAGAACATAA
- the LOC125050464 gene encoding uncharacterized protein LOC125050464: MSEKTEVAELIKKRSSYKGQVTIFNGFLSSFESPSPPDERDYEELELRIKRFDALYNKFDEVQTRLECLQDDESQVFGEREEFENRYYKALSNAQKILSNYKKSHIPLPSDGEGSVIHSVKLNPVKLPTIQIPKFNGLFNEWIGFRDTFMSLIHTNDDLDDINKFHYLKSSLEGSAALVVSSVELSGKNYSVAWTLLCDRFDNKNLLIQHHVAALFKIEPVTRETACNLKGIVDQLNKNLRALDRLGESTKHWDTLLVYLISQKLDTKSFREWEEYKGRLPTDTRIELLHLLDFLRVRITLLDSVEHNTNSKIKPSHKTMTLHTNNINIKEICPKCDGEHKLNMCSQFLALNNEERLQLLPTFKVCFNCFSKSHFSNNCKKSGCKICKKKHSVLVHVADKQKLLVRGEGIGSNATPAISNPNNLTLSTSVSSAGQDNNCRRGNLVLLSTALVKLYDSNNREHVVRVVLDSGSTSSLLSYRMFQQLNLSYNKISQSVQGINNAITQIDKMCNLRFKSLDDSFTCNINCFILPSLTDSVPNSTVNILNLNIPTNICLADPHFYKPASIDLILGADIFWNIVGNQRIELGNNKPTLCETRLGWIVSGPICDTVLFSTCPPNRIQCNFVSKNLIDDDINSTSNNLSLNSIQMVGPTVQDDLVSILLRFRQHKYVIVADVEKMYRKILVHPDDRYLQHILWRDILFQSLRAFQLNTVTYGTASAPFLATRCLKQLGLECQDHQIAEVILHDFLVDDLLSEGDDLNVVRNIREKVITTLGSAGLFLRKWKSNEPQLISESATEASHNLNVGGNEPSKTLGLGWLPVCDDLYFPIGFSTAANTKRTLLSVISQIFDPLGLLSPVVIKFKIILQSLWLQSLSWDEPLPSHIQALWMDATKNLNVLNNLRVSRHVMINSYEQLEIHVFSDASERAYGACLYIRSSDRSGNVLVRLLTAKSRVAPIKPTTIPRLELCGAQVAAKLYKKVCSSLRIKVTKSFFWTDSSIVLGWLKMLPSKLNTFVRNRVGDILEITGDCEWRHVPTAQNPADYVSRGVKVDDIESLNIWWSGPNFLQKSYTDWPSILVQCEPLPEMRNEVCLLNIAHPIEFIQFERFSNFNRLRRAIAYLLRFIESCKGRRAVTNYLTETELSNSLNVIIRSAQRESFPEYDILLQKKELPVKSALLKFNVFLDQNNLMRIGGRISNSQFSYDKKHPLLLMSTHRLTQLIFQHEHLKLMHAGPQLLLSSIREVYWPIGGRNLAKTTYRRCIRCTRMKGKIEAPIMGNLPQRRVTPGNYPFESVGVDYAGPIASVSRQGRGSRIVKVYIVIFVCFTTKALHLELVGDLTSNSFISTFRRFIARRGKPLHLYSDNGTTFVGACKDLANFLMRNSDSLATDLINDGINFHFIPAYSPHFGGIWEAAVKSTKYHLLRVLGNSKLTFEELYTVLTQIEAILNSRPLTPLSTHPEDLTPLTPGHFLIGRPLTAIPTESYVDHNYSHLSRFRRIEQLRQHFWTRWSKEYISELQKRTKWQTQGNPLQIDSLVLLKEENLPPMKWKLGRIVALFPGADDVVRVAEIRTSTGNVRRSFSKICPLPNGLVEAKPSTPGGMLVHSA; the protein is encoded by the coding sequence ATGTCTGAAAAAACCGAAGTAgctgaacttattaaaaaGCGCAGCAGCTATAAGGGTCAAGTTACCATTTTCAACGGGTTTTTATCTTCATTTGAATCGCCATCACCTCCCGATGAAAGGGATTATGAGGAGTTGGAGTTGCGCATTAAGAGGTTTGATGCATTGTATAATAAGTTCGATGAGGTGCAAACACGATTGGAATGTTTACAGGATGATGAGAGTCAGGTGTTTGGGGAGCGTGAGGAATTTGAAAATAGATATTATAAGGCATTAAGTAATGCTCAGAAAAttctttcaaattataaaaaatctcacATTCCTCTTCCATCTGATGGCGAAGGTAGTGTCATACATAGTGTTAAACTGAATCCTGTCAAATTGCCCACGATCCAAATACCGAAATTTAACGGTTTATTTAACGAGTGGATCGGGTTTAGGGATACGTTTATGAGCCTAATTCACACTAACGACGACCTAGATGATATTAACAAATTCCATTATTTGAAGTCGTCTCTAGAGGGCAGCGCTGCTTTGGTAGTATCTTCCGTTGAGCTCTCAGGGAAGAATTATAGCGTAGCTTGGACATTACTGTGTGACAgattcgataataaaaacttattaatccAACATCATGTTGCTgcactatttaaaattgaacCTGTCACACGGGAGACAGCATGTAATTTAAAGGGTATCGTTgaccaattaaataaaaatctaaggGCCTTAGATAGATTGGGCGAATCCACTAAACATTGGGATACTTTATTAGTTTACCTAATAAGTCAAAAGTTAGACACAAAATCATTCCGAGAATGGGAGGAATATAAAGGCCGGCTACCCACCGACACACGTATTGAACTTTTACACTTATTAGATTTCTTACGTGTTCGCATTACTTTATTAGATTCAGTTGAACACAacacaaattcaaaaattaaacccAGTCACAAAACTATGACGTtacatactaataatattaacattaaagagaTTTGTCCTAAATGTGATGGCGAGCATAAACTGAATATGTGTTCTCAGTTTTTAGCCTTAAATAACGAAGAGCGTCTTCAATTATTGCCAACATTTAaggtttgttttaattgtttctcTAAATCTCATTTCTCAAATAATTGCAAAAAATCAGGTTGCAAAATATGTAAGAAAAAACATTCAGTTTTAGTTCACGTTGCAGATAAGCAGAAGCTGTTAGTGCGTGGTGAGGGTATTGGTTCTAATGCTACTCCCGCCATCAGTAATCCGAATAACTTGACATTATCAACCAGCGTTTCTTCTGCCGGTCAAGACAATAATTGTCGCCGCggaaatttggttttattatCCACTGCGCTAGTCAAGTTATACGATTCAAACAATCGCGAACACGTTGTTCGTGTTGTATTAGATTCTGGTAGCACATCTAGCCTTTTATCGTACAGGATGTTTCAACAGTTAAATCTgtcgtataataaaataagtcaaTCCGTTCAGGGTATTAATAATGCAATTACCCAAATCGATAAAATGTGTAATCTGCGTTTTAAGTCATTGGATGACTCATTTACGTGtaacattaattgttttattttaccatCGTTAACTGATAGTGTACCAAACAGTACAGttaatatcttaaatttaaatattcctaCGAATATTTGTTTAGCGGATCCTCATTTTTATAAACCCGCGTCCATCGACCTTATATTAGGCGCTGATATCTTTTGGAATATAGTAGGAAACCAAAGAATTGAGTTAGGTAATAACAAACCTACTCTTTGTGAAACAAGGTTAGGTTGGATAGTTTCTGGTCCAATTTGTGAtacggttttattttcaacttgtccACCTAATCGTATTCAGTGCAATTTTGTTAGTAAAAATCTAAttgatgatgatattaattcTACGTCAAATAATTTAAGCCTTAACAGTATTCAGATGGTAGGTCCAACGGTTCAGGACGATCTTGTGTCCATTCTTTTGAGGTTTAGACAACATAAGTATGTTATCGTCGCTGACGTAGAGAAAATGTACCGAAAAATACTTGTTCATCCTGATGATAGATACCTGCAGCATATATTATGGCGTGACATCCTATTTCAATCCCTTAGAGCTTTCCAATTAAATACTGTAACATATGGTACCGCGAGTGCACCATTTCTCGCTACAAGATGTCTGAAACAATTGGGACTCGAATGTCAAGACCACCAGATAGCAGAAGTCATTCTCCATGATTTTCTCGTCGATGATTTGTTGAGTGAGGGGGATGATCTGAATGTAGTGAGGAATATTCGCGAAAAAGTAATAACCACACTAGGCTCAGCTGGTTTATTCCTACGAAAGTGGAAGTCTAATGAGCCTCAATTAATTTCAGAGTCTGCAACAGAAGCCTCGCATAATCTTAATGTTGGGGGGAATGAGCCAAGTAAGACCTTAGGTTTAGGTTGGCTACCTGTTTGTGATGATCTTTATTTCCCAATTGGGTTCTCTACTGCGgctaacacaaaacgtacctTGCTTTCAGTGATCTCACAAATATTTGATCCTTTAGGTCTTCTCTCTCCTgttgtcattaaatttaagattatattacaaagtttATGGTTGCAGAGTCTATCATGGGATGAACCTCTTCCTTCGCACATCCAAGCACTCTGGATGGATgctactaaaaatttaaatgtgttaaataatttacgggtATCACGTCATGTAATGATTAATTCGTATGAACAATTAGAAATTCATGTGTTTTCGGACGCTTCTGAAAGGGCATACGGTGCCTGTTTATACATACGTAGTAGTGATCGTAGCGGTAATGTATTAGTACGTTTATTAACAGCTAAGAGTAGGGTAGCACCGATTAAACCAACTACAATACCACGGCTCGAGCTTTGTGGAGCTCAAGTGGCtgcaaaactatataaaaaggtTTGTAGTTCGTTAAGAATTAAAGTTACGAAATCATTTTTCTGGACTGACTCTTCCATTGTATTAGGTTGGCTTAAGATGTTGccaagtaaattaaatacgttTGTAAGGAATCGCGTCGGAGACATTTTAGAAATAACCGGTGATTGTGAATGGCGTCATGTTCCTACCGCTCAAAACCCAGCTGATTATGTTTCTCGAGGAGTTAAAGTCGATGATATTGAATCACTAAACATATGGTGGTcaggaccaaactttttacagAAGTCTTATACTGATTGGCCTTCCATTTTAGTACAATGTGAACCGTTGCCAGAAATGCGTAATGAGGTATGTTTACTTAACATTGCTCATCCAATAGAATTCATTCAATTTGAAcgcttttcaaattttaacagACTACGACGTGCTATAGCTTATCTACTTAGGTTTATTGAATCGTGTAAGGGTCGACGTGCTGTAACTAATTACCTTACTGAAACAGAATTAAGTAATTCACTTAACGTTATTATTCGTTCTGCTCAGAGAGAATCTTTTCCAGAATATGATATTCTTTTACAAAAGAAAGAATTACCAGTTAAAAGTgctttgttaaaatttaatgtatttttagatcaaaataatttaatgcgtATTGGCGGTCGTATTAGTAATTCACAATTTTCATATGATAAAAAACATCCTTTACTATTAATGTCCACACATCGATTaacacaattaatatttcaacatGAACATTTGAAACTTATGCATGCTGGGCCACAGTTATTGTTATCTTCAATAAGAGAAGTTTATTGGCCTATCGGTGGTAGAAATTTAGCAAAGACTACTTATAGACGATGTATCAGGTGTACACGCATGAAAGGAAAGATTGAAGCTCCTATTATGGGTAATTTACCCCAGCGTCGAGTAACTCCCGGTAATTATCCTTTTGAGTCTGTTGGCGTGGACTATGCAGGTCCTATTGCTTCTGTCAGTCGTCAAGGTCGAGGCTCTCGTATTGTCAAAgtttatatagttatatttgtatgttttacgACTAAAGCATTACATCTGGAATTAGTGGGTGATTTGACAAGTAACAGTTTTATTTCTACTTTTCGTCGATTCATTGCTCGTCGGGGTAAACCATTGCACTTATATTCAGATAATGGTACTACATTTGTTGGGGCTTGTAAAGATTTAGCTAATTTCTTAATGCGTAACTCTGACTCTCTTGCCACTGATCTCATCAATGATGGCATAAACTTTCATTTCATACCTGCGTATTCACCACATTTTGGTGGGATTTGGGAGGCAGCAGTTAAATCTACGAAATACCATTTATTAAGAGTATTAGGGAACTctaaattaacttttgaaGAATTGTATACAGTTTTAACGCAAATAGAAGCTATTTTAAACTCACGACCACTCACTCCCTTATCAACGCACCCTGAAGATCTGACCCCACTGACCCCTGGACATTTTTTGATCGGACGTCCACTCACAGCTATTCCAACTGAAAGTTATGTAGACCACAATTATAGTCATCTTTCAAGATTTCGAAGAATTGAACAGCTTCGTCAACATTTCTGGACACGATGGAGCAAGGAGTATATCTCAGAACTCCAAAAACGGACAAAATGGCAAACCCAAGGAAACCCTTTGCAAATTGACTCACTTGTTTTGCTAAAGGAGGAAAATCTGCCACCTATGAAATGGAAGCTGGGTCGCATCGTGGCGCTCTTTCCTGGTGCAGATGATGTTGTTCGTGTCGCAGAAATTAGAACGTCGACTGGAAATGTGAGACGAtcattttcgaaaatttgtCCATTGCCGAATGGATTGGTTGAAGCCAAGCCTTCAACGCCTGGGGGCATGTTGGTGCATAGCGCCTGA